A portion of the Deinococcus peraridilitoris DSM 19664 genome contains these proteins:
- a CDS encoding GGDEF domain-containing protein, translating to MTGCQTELETLRLELAQRNQLIRDLHDELSRERQRGQVLYQLSRTLDLQRLLSLLDDTLQRLGLFDAYLITFHDVKSGGLICRQVYLPASFAGMQALLKDHRFSVEEPTPIARAYREAQTVVIHLEDIDQSDSRLRQGFEWWQATSLAAIPIPYADGVIGVINGFRQHGRIERQQLQVLEEHLELYNAPLRHALLLGELKQDQAAVEAALEKHAYLLRFITEINALTSVQRIFEVTLEQLLPAYHFDLAVLGLVEDGVGLVIRQVSIRDPGHEELRQRLLGLIREPAPLDITYGASVYALLQNTPLLIADADAVRHLPMTPADRAVLEAVPEIRTILHTPIREHGRAVGILSLMSLSRVQVPDAKDQELIELLASFVGTVITSAQLYEVVEGQKSQIEALNRELQKDISTLDEAVRRDALTGLLNFGAFGSELQRRIDEAQHDPEQAALSVVLLDIDHFKVLNDTYGHLAGNMVLQELAQRLGQALRSVDVACRFGGEEFAVILPQCDLDGALMIAERLRQRVSGQPFQVDGRSLVLTISLGVAKRQPGEGGEALLARADEVLYRAKTLGRNRVELSVSGEDEAEN from the coding sequence ATGACCGGCTGCCAGACCGAGCTGGAGACCTTGCGCCTGGAACTCGCGCAGCGCAATCAACTGATTCGTGATCTGCACGACGAACTGAGCCGTGAACGTCAGCGGGGACAGGTGCTGTATCAACTCAGCCGCACGTTGGACCTGCAGCGGCTGCTCAGCCTGCTCGACGACACACTCCAGCGTCTTGGCCTGTTCGACGCTTATCTGATCACCTTTCATGACGTCAAAAGCGGCGGGCTGATTTGCCGCCAAGTTTACTTGCCGGCCAGTTTTGCCGGAATGCAGGCTTTGCTCAAAGATCACCGTTTCAGCGTGGAGGAACCAACGCCCATCGCCCGGGCCTACCGTGAAGCGCAAACCGTAGTGATTCACCTCGAAGACATCGATCAGAGTGACTCCCGTTTGCGTCAGGGTTTCGAGTGGTGGCAGGCGACTTCCCTGGCGGCCATTCCAATTCCCTACGCCGACGGGGTGATCGGTGTGATCAACGGTTTCAGACAGCACGGCCGCATCGAACGACAGCAGCTGCAGGTGCTTGAAGAGCATCTGGAGCTGTACAACGCGCCGTTGCGGCACGCCCTGCTGCTCGGTGAACTCAAGCAGGACCAGGCCGCCGTGGAAGCCGCGTTGGAAAAACACGCCTATTTGCTGCGCTTCATTACGGAAATCAATGCGCTGACGTCCGTGCAGCGCATCTTCGAAGTGACCCTGGAGCAGCTGCTGCCTGCCTATCACTTTGATCTCGCGGTCCTGGGGCTCGTCGAGGACGGGGTGGGTCTGGTCATCCGGCAGGTCAGTATCCGTGACCCTGGTCACGAGGAACTGCGGCAACGCCTGCTCGGCCTGATCCGTGAACCCGCACCACTCGACATCACGTACGGCGCCAGCGTGTACGCCTTGTTGCAGAATACCCCCCTGCTGATCGCCGACGCTGACGCGGTGCGCCACCTCCCCATGACCCCCGCCGATCGGGCAGTGCTTGAGGCTGTGCCCGAAATCCGGACGATCCTGCACACGCCGATTCGCGAACATGGTCGGGCCGTCGGAATCCTGTCGTTGATGAGCCTGTCTCGAGTGCAGGTGCCGGATGCCAAGGACCAGGAGCTGATCGAACTGCTGGCATCTTTCGTGGGGACGGTGATTACCAGCGCGCAGTTGTATGAGGTCGTCGAAGGCCAGAAAAGCCAGATCGAGGCGTTGAACCGCGAATTGCAGAAAGACATCAGTACGCTGGATGAAGCGGTGCGGCGCGACGCCCTGACAGGCCTCCTGAACTTCGGAGCGTTTGGCAGTGAACTTCAACGGCGTATCGACGAAGCCCAGCATGATCCGGAGCAGGCAGCACTGTCGGTCGTGCTGCTCGACATTGATCACTTCAAGGTGCTCAACGACACGTATGGTCATCTGGCCGGCAACATGGTGTTGCAGGAGCTGGCGCAGCGCCTCGGGCAGGCCCTGCGGTCAGTGGACGTGGCCTGCCGTTTTGGTGGAGAGGAATTCGCGGTGATCCTGCCGCAATGTGATCTGGACGGTGCGCTGATGATCGCGGAGCGTTTGCGGCAGCGGGTGAGCGGGCAGCCTTTTCAGGTGGATGGACGCTCGCTTGTGCTGACAATCAGTCTTGGCGTGGCGAAGCGTCAGCCTGGAGAGGGCGGAGAAGCTTTGCTCGCTCGGGCCGACGAGGTCTTGTACCGCGCCAAGACTTTGGGACGCAACCGGGTAGAGTTGAGTGTCTCTGGGGAAGATGAAGCAGAGAACTGA
- a CDS encoding cytochrome P450 — protein MTAVSGTLREPPMPRGFPRLGHAPMMARDVLNYFRFVARTRGDVARLQAGKFTMYFVFHPRDIEFAHVQTGRLFDKGLRVDRVLGPLLGNGLLSSEGDFWLRQRRLAQPAFHRSRIEGYAHTMVEFAALEKHAWKAGQVRDIHDDMMRLTLDIVNKTLFSAERGAQATRTISASVDTVLREYERMLRGLPRFVPPLSRRSFARATGAIHDLDQVIGQVITERRDSDLTPPDSGDLLSMLLAARDDAGLPMPHGQLLDEVKTLISAGHETTANTLSWAFTLLASHPGAESRLQAELHDVLRGALPCLGDLPRLPYLSAVIKETLRLYPPAWSVRRVAREAWEVGGYRLPAGAPIIMSQYVTHRDARFWERPDDFLPERWLPRDFERSLPRYAYFPFGGGPRVCIGQAFAQMEAALLLATLAPGFRLRLLAPPRFEPSITLRPKGGLRMRLSEWR, from the coding sequence ATGACCGCCGTGTCCGGGACTCTGCGCGAACCGCCCATGCCGCGAGGTTTTCCACGTCTGGGGCACGCGCCCATGATGGCGCGTGACGTGCTGAACTACTTTCGATTCGTGGCCCGCACCCGCGGAGACGTCGCCCGACTGCAGGCAGGAAAATTCACGATGTATTTCGTGTTTCACCCGCGCGACATCGAGTTCGCGCACGTGCAGACCGGTCGGTTGTTCGACAAAGGCCTGCGTGTCGACCGTGTGCTCGGACCGCTGCTCGGCAACGGTCTGCTGTCCAGTGAAGGTGACTTCTGGCTGCGTCAGCGCCGTCTCGCCCAGCCCGCCTTTCACCGTTCGCGCATCGAAGGTTACGCCCACACGATGGTCGAGTTCGCCGCGCTCGAAAAACACGCCTGGAAAGCCGGCCAGGTCCGCGACATTCACGACGACATGATGCGCCTCACCCTCGACATCGTGAACAAGACGTTGTTCAGCGCCGAACGCGGCGCACAGGCGACCCGAACCATCAGTGCCTCCGTCGACACGGTCCTGCGCGAATACGAACGAATGCTGCGCGGCCTGCCGCGCTTTGTGCCGCCCCTGTCGCGGCGTTCCTTTGCGCGCGCCACCGGAGCCATCCACGACCTCGATCAGGTGATCGGGCAGGTCATCACCGAACGCCGCGACAGTGACCTGACGCCTCCGGACAGCGGCGACCTGCTCTCGATGCTGCTCGCCGCCCGCGACGACGCGGGCCTTCCCATGCCCCACGGGCAGCTTCTCGACGAAGTCAAGACCCTGATCTCAGCCGGGCACGAAACGACGGCCAACACCCTGTCCTGGGCGTTCACGCTGCTCGCCTCGCATCCGGGCGCCGAATCCCGCTTACAGGCCGAACTCCATGACGTGCTGCGTGGAGCCTTGCCTTGCCTGGGAGATTTGCCGCGCCTGCCTTACCTCTCGGCAGTCATCAAGGAAACGCTGCGCCTGTATCCGCCTGCCTGGTCGGTACGCCGTGTGGCCCGCGAAGCCTGGGAAGTGGGTGGCTACAGGCTGCCCGCCGGCGCGCCCATCATCATGAGCCAGTACGTCACGCACCGCGACGCGCGTTTCTGGGAGCGGCCTGACGATTTTCTCCCGGAGCGCTGGCTGCCGCGTGATTTCGAGCGTTCGCTGCCCCGCTACGCCTACTTCCCGTTTGGTGGGGGGCCACGGGTGTGCATCGGTCAGGCCTTCGCGCAGATGGAAGCGGCGTTGCTGCTGGCCACCCTGGCCCCCGGTTTCCGTCTGCGGCTGCTCGCGCCCCCACGCTTTGAGCCCTCGATCACCCTGCGGCCCAAGGGCGGTCTGAGGATGCGCCTGTCCGAGTGGCGCTGA